In a single window of the Paenibacillus sp. MMS20-IR301 genome:
- a CDS encoding sugar ABC transporter substrate-binding protein, giving the protein MNMKRFYGMTLATALSVSMLAGCSGNNSNNEAAATTAPAANNAANASAEPSQEPVTLKWALWDWEATAYYKPLIDAYKAAHPNVTIEYVDLGSTDYMTMLSTQLSGGADLDVLTIKDIPGYSNLVKQNHLEPLKAYMSDNSIDPSVYGGTVEQIEVNDDVYALPFRSDFWVVYYNKALFDKAGVEYPSNDMTFDQYDELARKMTSGSGSEKVYGAHYHTWRSAVQLFGILDGKNTVVGGNYDFLKPTYERILKEQEDGIVMDYATLKTSSTHYSGVFYNNSVAMMNMGSWFIATQIEKVKSGESQSTEWGIVKYPHPDGVEAGTTLGTITSLAVNQKSKHKEAALDFMNFVTGAEGAKVIASTGTIPAIKNDEVINSITSIDGFPADENSKAALSTVQTYLEMPMHEKSADIEVILNEAHDNIMTKNATIDEGIKDMNERVGQLLNN; this is encoded by the coding sequence ATGAATATGAAAAGATTCTACGGCATGACGCTTGCCACTGCGCTCTCCGTGAGCATGCTGGCCGGGTGCTCCGGCAATAACAGCAATAATGAGGCTGCTGCAACTACCGCGCCTGCGGCGAACAACGCTGCAAACGCTTCCGCTGAACCGAGTCAAGAGCCTGTAACATTAAAATGGGCACTGTGGGACTGGGAAGCAACCGCTTACTACAAACCGCTGATCGATGCCTATAAAGCAGCACATCCGAATGTAACGATCGAGTATGTCGATCTGGGCTCCACAGACTACATGACGATGCTGAGCACACAGCTCTCCGGCGGTGCAGATCTGGACGTTCTTACCATTAAAGATATCCCGGGTTACTCGAACCTTGTAAAGCAGAACCACTTGGAGCCGCTAAAGGCTTACATGAGCGACAATTCGATTGATCCTTCTGTGTACGGCGGTACTGTGGAGCAGATTGAAGTGAATGACGATGTATACGCGCTTCCTTTCCGCAGTGACTTCTGGGTTGTGTATTACAACAAAGCTTTGTTCGACAAAGCCGGTGTGGAATATCCAAGCAATGATATGACCTTCGATCAATATGATGAGCTGGCCCGCAAGATGACCTCCGGCAGCGGCTCCGAAAAAGTATACGGTGCCCACTACCATACTTGGCGCAGCGCGGTTCAACTGTTCGGCATTCTTGACGGCAAGAACACTGTAGTCGGCGGCAACTATGATTTCCTGAAGCCTACCTACGAGCGGATCCTGAAAGAGCAGGAAGACGGAATTGTAATGGATTACGCTACACTGAAGACTTCCAGCACACACTACTCCGGCGTATTCTACAACAACTCCGTTGCCATGATGAACATGGGCAGCTGGTTCATTGCTACCCAGATCGAGAAAGTGAAGAGCGGCGAATCCCAGTCTACTGAATGGGGCATCGTGAAATACCCTCATCCGGATGGTGTGGAAGCAGGTACTACACTGGGTACAATTACTTCCCTGGCTGTAAACCAGAAGTCCAAGCACAAAGAAGCGGCACTTGATTTCATGAACTTCGTAACAGGTGCTGAAGGTGCGAAGGTTATCGCTTCCACCGGTACGATTCCGGCGATTAAGAACGATGAAGTTATCAACTCCATCACTTCCATCGACGGCTTCCCTGCAGACGAGAACAGCAAAGCTGCTCTGAGCACTGTTCAGACTTATCTGGAAATGCCTATGCATGAAAAGAGTGCAGACATCGAAGTAATCCTGAACGAAGCACACGACAACATTATGACCAAGAACGCTACCATTGATGAAGGCATCAAGGACATGAATGAGCGCGTAGGACAGCTTTTAAACAATTAA
- a CDS encoding sugar ABC transporter permease, producing MSRGLKDNLIAYSFIAPNFIGFALFTLVPMIFAFILAFVKWDGANPMEYIGLDNFARLIKDTTFHKALWNTIVYTIGVVPLTMIVALALAILLNQKIMGRNFMRTVFFFPYVASLVAVAAVWNFIFSPTMGPINNVLHLITGIPLEDLPRWAADKQWAMFTVVLFTVWKNMGYYMVIYLAGLQGINPELYEAAELDGAGPWRRFRNVTVPQLAPTTFFVLMILVINSFKVYDIFINLFAGADNQLNNSTRVMVYQIYNTAFRSLDYGYASAMAIVLFLLVLGITIVQFRGEKKYGQ from the coding sequence ATGTCAAGAGGCCTCAAAGATAACCTGATTGCTTACAGCTTTATTGCGCCGAACTTTATCGGATTTGCCCTGTTTACACTGGTGCCTATGATATTTGCCTTTATCCTTGCTTTTGTGAAATGGGACGGGGCCAATCCGATGGAGTATATCGGACTGGATAACTTTGCACGGCTGATTAAAGATACAACCTTCCATAAAGCTTTATGGAACACTATTGTCTATACCATCGGAGTCGTACCGCTGACCATGATTGTGGCACTGGCGCTGGCGATTCTGCTTAACCAGAAGATTATGGGCCGTAACTTCATGAGAACGGTATTCTTCTTCCCGTATGTAGCCTCTCTGGTTGCTGTTGCGGCGGTGTGGAACTTTATCTTCAGTCCTACAATGGGGCCGATCAACAATGTTCTGCACTTGATTACCGGTATTCCGCTGGAGGATCTTCCGCGCTGGGCGGCAGATAAGCAGTGGGCGATGTTCACGGTAGTTCTGTTTACAGTGTGGAAAAACATGGGTTATTACATGGTTATCTACCTGGCAGGCCTGCAGGGCATTAACCCTGAGCTGTACGAGGCTGCCGAGCTGGATGGTGCCGGACCGTGGAGAAGATTCCGCAATGTGACTGTCCCTCAGCTGGCGCCGACCACCTTCTTTGTCCTGATGATCCTGGTCATTAACTCATTCAAGGTCTACGATATCTTTATCAACCTATTTGCCGGTGCTGATAATCAGCTGAACAACTCTACGAGAGTTATGGTCTATCAGATCTATAACACGGCCTTCCGTTCACTCGATTACGGCTACGCCAGTGCTATGGCAATTGTACTCTTTCTGCTGGTACTCGGCATCACCATCGTCCAGTTCCGCGGCGAGAAGAAATACGGACAATAG
- a CDS encoding carbohydrate ABC transporter permease produces MVGKSKGLKVTVTVFVYILLFLTVLAMLVPYVWMLSSSLKLNKDVFSFPMQWIPQSPRWENYADIWTRIPLGRFIFNTAKLSIIVTILQLLTSSFAAYAFSKLHFRGKNFIFLGYIATIAIPWQAYMVPQFILMRYMGLNNTHLAIILLQAFSAFGVFMMRQFYQGVPDELCEAARIDGLSEYGIWARIMLPLSKPALSTLTIFTFVATWNDFLGPMIYLTDTKLKTIQIGLRMFISQYSAEYGLIMAASVVSIIPVVVVFLALQKYFVQGVAASGIKG; encoded by the coding sequence ATGGTTGGAAAAAGTAAAGGACTTAAAGTCACCGTCACCGTGTTTGTGTATATTCTATTATTTCTGACAGTACTGGCCATGCTGGTGCCGTATGTATGGATGTTATCCTCATCACTTAAGCTGAACAAGGATGTATTCTCCTTCCCGATGCAGTGGATTCCCCAGAGTCCGCGCTGGGAGAACTATGCGGATATCTGGACCCGGATTCCGCTGGGACGCTTCATTTTCAATACAGCGAAGTTATCGATTATCGTAACTATTCTGCAGCTGCTGACTTCGAGCTTCGCAGCCTATGCCTTCTCGAAGCTGCACTTCCGCGGCAAGAACTTCATCTTCCTTGGATATATCGCAACCATTGCGATTCCTTGGCAGGCGTACATGGTGCCGCAGTTTATCCTGATGCGTTACATGGGACTGAACAATACCCACCTGGCAATCATTCTGCTGCAGGCATTCTCCGCATTCGGTGTGTTCATGATGCGCCAGTTCTATCAGGGTGTTCCGGATGAATTATGTGAAGCCGCCCGGATTGACGGGCTCAGCGAATATGGTATCTGGGCGAGAATCATGCTGCCGCTGTCTAAGCCGGCACTCTCAACGCTCACGATCTTTACCTTCGTTGCCACCTGGAATGACTTCCTCGGGCCAATGATTTACCTGACCGATACGAAGCTCAAGACGATTCAGATCGGTCTGCGTATGTTCATCTCGCAGTACTCTGCGGAGTACGGCCTGATCATGGCAGCAAGCGTGGTATCCATTATTCCGGTAGTGGTTGTCTTCCTGGCCCTGCAGAAATACTTCGTACAAGGCGTTGCAGCATCAGGAATTAAAGGTTAA
- a CDS encoding S-layer homology domain-containing protein: protein MNNRKQVKKRLFSVLMSTALVAGMFPALGMPSASAAEANTVYAAAHMGAKTTAGTTLPASITIGGQTAAVKWNIAEDTFDVPYDTVTVSGTANGGPVLANVEVIPPAANPLVYFVDSGRGGDSYNNPPASSPLYEAVKTLSGGSLLNELPDQRYVSGQTGWGYDDTSNPVKNSKEGNLVDPATEPSVWKVGLRADPKGAHIVYKLKALQAGTYTLSSGFYEWFSLPRYRGIEPRLEYKNTAGESKTITFAGFDTNTTKFISGEFTIPGDIDTGSPMTLTYAGVSGEKPILSWFAVAKGAVKKVMDDARQTAASVVRVNLDGNDINQENVNGLTFKGFGVLSGNSTSALLMDYKSEQPEAYAQLLQILFGGDRPLIDHVKIEMGNDRNNSTGPDPSTMRTADEEANVKRHPGFQLAADAKAVNPAVKVSFLRWNAPAWANNNDKIYTWYKNTILAAYREYGYMIDYINPDVNEHAADLNWIKEYSKKVKTDTTGFATPQEEALYHSIKLIISDEVGIGTFGDAMVSDLSLQEAVSVAGYHYNTDDDSKGNFKRLAEEFDKEIWNSEAQATFSNSAFRPNNNVKDPSKAGTGIGGVGGPLEMGNTIIKGFVNSRRTHFIYQPAIGSFYEGGQYSFKELLSARDPWSGFIHYDAGLVILQHFNSFAETGWENEGNTAGIWRAVPKASYTGASGTNPVSGRNGTPSYMTLAAPDKKDFSTVIINDSEYEKIYKLQAVNMKYTGTPSLEVWETRAAEQGQAFNSNYMKYLGEAAADSSGVYTVRMKPFSIVTVTTLDNHGTEDAPAVLPVEGERTVLDTDVTGSMQNTEDRFLYADDFNYGSKTVAVIGDGGKITGEQSYVSSRGGGQSVMPRYTQDLNGAFEAYRIGDTDNYVLRQQLDQTTTGVGGAWNGGDPVTAIGDYRWTNYKVSTDVSFEQNSTFSGNNYAAVGARYQGGSQTLSGTPYALKFWFDGGWQLLSSGSIVASGNVATGAGGVKIDGFNTAYDAWHNIAVQVAGDKVTAYLDHVELKTYTDPNPKLSGRVQLASGFYHVRFDNLKVEKVDGYTPYYSEQLDNLEMYDLAAAPAAKLIYEGAWAHENGKGMYVYQRSLSTSQGAGAVLKYTFTGTGLDILGPNDGSAKLEATVDGRTVVLSGTTAAAKELYQAFTLRGLEYGEHTVQIKVLSGTLAVDSVGVISGGAAGALNTAALEQAVKDAQEIVRQDEFPENDWNMFAAALGSAEAALRNPAQYRLDQEGAAQLEARLTSAYIGLVIGDVRELAAPKDTAVYAGKKPNLPAKLEATRADGSKVQVAVKWNLDTVSFDTPYERVAVTGTFGNLKTIAYVEVVPAGLVYFLDPGVLADGVSQPYTAIKEFVGESLLNNKADQLSTGDTVWGHTNTGANYNLKGSVSLTDKAQSGVYSSNTVNTPLIYKLPLSAGKYTITSYHLDWWTNNSRTMDIRLSYNDAEGKAVSEKVKTGLIAGSAGAAVNYDFTLPASGTVTYAVYNTYSQAALISYLAVARDKVSVANEQAVNEAKSIIEGAAYSVEKDTANSEAAVQNWLQQTINGLPGFSATGAAMGVISLSPFQAATDDADGSFTFTVSLSKGEASVSGSASGVITLPVPDKVQPVITLSGDAVVNLKVGSEYTDAGATAYDEQDGDLTDRIITTVSSEVYGLTELDTAVEDIYTFHYNVSDAAGNVAEEVTRTVVVAADPDVIKPVITLLGEPSVQLKNGAVYHDAGATAADDRDGDITDRIVTAVTKDGKSVLTLDTSAAGTYVILYNVSDSAGNAAVQVTRAVTVDEAEQPVVTPEPTPQPTPAPTEAPAATSPAVTPTPTPVPTPAPQTEKVLGVNDIAGPVQGTITVQLADATESVLLPAGLTGITGENTLRLAWSSVAVELTPEVLKSIQDKVNGGRSEEARIKLSAVKTAKTAVEQLLNNPAVNGSVQISAASDVLSFGLEVVAADGTTVPVTAFDQPLLLTFNVDPEADPNLLGIYYIGTDGKLEFIGGTLAGGKLTAGVHHFSQYAVLEYDKSFSDVNSDSWASAVIKSMAAKHIIEGVSATAFNPQGEVTRAQFASMITRALGLKAGSGSAFADVNSGAWYAEAVAAVNEAGIVLGRNKDIFAPNESITREEMAVMIVRAYEYMLGSPAAAAAAGSFSDYSRIHDWAKDAAGKAEQAGLIKGRGNKQFAPLETMTRAESAQVIANLLKHL, encoded by the coding sequence ATGAACAACAGGAAACAAGTCAAAAAAAGGCTGTTCTCTGTGCTGATGTCTACAGCACTGGTAGCCGGTATGTTCCCGGCACTGGGGATGCCGTCAGCCTCTGCTGCTGAAGCAAATACTGTATATGCAGCTGCCCATATGGGGGCAAAGACAACTGCAGGCACTACCCTGCCGGCAAGTATTACTATCGGGGGACAGACTGCCGCCGTTAAGTGGAATATCGCCGAAGACACCTTTGATGTGCCGTACGATACCGTCACTGTAAGCGGAACCGCGAATGGCGGGCCGGTGCTGGCGAATGTGGAAGTGATTCCGCCTGCCGCGAATCCGCTCGTTTATTTCGTAGACAGCGGAAGAGGCGGCGACTCTTATAATAATCCGCCTGCTTCCTCACCGCTCTATGAGGCAGTCAAGACCTTGTCCGGCGGCAGTCTGCTTAACGAACTGCCTGATCAGAGGTACGTCAGCGGCCAGACCGGCTGGGGATATGACGATACAAGCAATCCGGTGAAGAACTCCAAGGAAGGTAATCTTGTCGATCCGGCCACTGAACCGTCTGTATGGAAGGTCGGTCTGCGGGCAGATCCGAAAGGTGCTCATATCGTCTATAAATTGAAAGCGCTTCAAGCCGGGACCTATACACTGAGCAGCGGTTTCTATGAATGGTTCTCCCTTCCCCGCTACCGTGGAATAGAGCCGCGCCTGGAGTATAAGAATACCGCAGGGGAGAGCAAGACCATCACGTTCGCAGGGTTCGACACGAATACGACCAAGTTTATCTCCGGCGAATTCACCATTCCCGGCGATATTGATACCGGCAGCCCGATGACGCTGACTTATGCAGGCGTATCAGGTGAGAAGCCGATTCTGAGCTGGTTCGCAGTAGCTAAGGGCGCGGTCAAGAAGGTTATGGATGATGCCCGGCAGACTGCGGCGTCGGTTGTCCGGGTGAATCTGGACGGCAATGACATCAATCAGGAGAATGTCAACGGCCTGACGTTCAAGGGCTTCGGCGTACTGAGCGGCAACAGCACCAGCGCCCTGCTGATGGACTATAAGTCTGAGCAGCCTGAAGCTTATGCGCAGCTGCTGCAGATTCTGTTCGGCGGCGACCGCCCGCTGATTGACCATGTCAAAATTGAGATGGGGAATGACCGTAACAACTCTACAGGCCCGGACCCTTCGACGATGCGGACTGCGGATGAAGAGGCCAATGTGAAGCGGCATCCCGGCTTCCAGCTCGCTGCTGACGCCAAAGCCGTCAATCCGGCGGTGAAGGTAAGCTTCCTGCGCTGGAACGCTCCGGCCTGGGCGAATAATAATGACAAAATCTATACCTGGTACAAAAATACGATTCTGGCTGCTTATCGTGAATACGGTTACATGATTGATTACATCAATCCCGATGTCAATGAGCATGCCGCAGATTTGAACTGGATCAAGGAATACAGCAAGAAGGTTAAAACGGATACAACGGGCTTCGCAACTCCTCAGGAGGAGGCGCTGTATCACAGCATTAAGCTGATCATCTCCGACGAGGTCGGAATCGGCACCTTCGGTGATGCGATGGTCAGCGATCTGTCACTGCAGGAAGCCGTGTCTGTTGCCGGATATCATTACAACACGGATGATGACAGCAAAGGCAATTTCAAACGGCTCGCTGAGGAATTCGACAAGGAGATCTGGAACAGTGAAGCACAGGCGACCTTCAGCAATTCGGCCTTCCGCCCGAATAACAATGTGAAGGATCCCTCGAAGGCAGGCACAGGGATCGGCGGTGTCGGCGGTCCGCTGGAGATGGGCAACACCATCATTAAAGGTTTCGTGAATTCACGCCGGACCCACTTCATTTACCAGCCGGCAATCGGCTCCTTCTATGAAGGCGGGCAGTATTCCTTCAAGGAGCTGCTCAGTGCACGGGACCCGTGGTCAGGCTTCATTCATTATGATGCCGGGCTGGTCATTCTTCAGCATTTCAACAGCTTTGCAGAGACAGGCTGGGAGAATGAAGGGAATACTGCGGGAATCTGGCGGGCGGTGCCGAAGGCCAGCTACACCGGCGCTTCGGGCACAAATCCGGTCAGCGGACGCAACGGCACTCCGAGCTATATGACGCTTGCCGCTCCGGACAAGAAGGATTTCTCGACAGTAATCATCAATGACAGCGAATATGAGAAAATTTATAAGCTGCAGGCAGTAAATATGAAATATACAGGAACTCCGTCCCTTGAGGTATGGGAGACCCGTGCAGCTGAGCAAGGCCAGGCCTTCAACAGCAATTATATGAAATATCTCGGCGAAGCTGCAGCCGACAGCAGCGGTGTATATACGGTACGCATGAAGCCGTTCTCCATTGTAACCGTAACCACGCTGGATAATCACGGCACTGAAGATGCACCTGCAGTGCTCCCGGTTGAAGGAGAACGCACGGTGCTCGATACCGATGTCACCGGTTCCATGCAGAATACGGAAGACCGGTTCCTGTACGCAGACGACTTCAATTACGGCAGCAAGACCGTTGCTGTCATAGGCGATGGAGGCAAAATTACCGGCGAGCAGAGCTATGTCAGCTCCCGCGGCGGCGGCCAGAGCGTAATGCCGCGTTATACCCAGGATCTGAACGGTGCTTTCGAGGCATACCGTATCGGCGATACGGATAATTATGTCCTGCGGCAGCAGCTGGATCAGACGACTACAGGCGTAGGCGGTGCCTGGAACGGGGGAGACCCGGTTACTGCAATCGGGGATTACCGCTGGACCAACTATAAGGTAAGTACCGATGTATCCTTTGAGCAGAACAGCACGTTCAGCGGCAACAATTACGCTGCCGTCGGAGCCCGGTATCAGGGCGGCTCACAGACGCTAAGCGGTACGCCCTATGCCCTGAAGTTCTGGTTTGACGGCGGATGGCAGCTGCTCTCAAGCGGCAGCATTGTTGCCAGCGGTAATGTGGCCACAGGCGCGGGCGGCGTGAAGATTGACGGCTTCAACACTGCGTATGATGCATGGCATAACATTGCCGTTCAGGTGGCGGGGGATAAGGTTACTGCTTATCTGGATCATGTTGAGCTTAAAACATACACCGACCCGAATCCGAAATTGTCGGGACGCGTACAGCTGGCGAGCGGCTTCTATCATGTCCGCTTTGATAATCTGAAGGTGGAGAAGGTAGACGGCTATACTCCGTATTACTCAGAGCAGCTGGATAATCTGGAAATGTACGATCTGGCCGCAGCCCCGGCAGCGAAGCTGATATACGAGGGTGCATGGGCCCATGAGAATGGAAAAGGCATGTATGTGTATCAGCGTTCCCTGTCAACCAGCCAAGGTGCAGGTGCGGTGCTGAAATACACCTTCACCGGCACAGGCCTGGATATTCTGGGACCAAACGACGGCTCAGCAAAGCTGGAAGCAACAGTAGACGGCCGTACCGTGGTGCTCTCGGGCACGACCGCCGCAGCGAAGGAGCTGTACCAGGCCTTCACACTGCGCGGGCTGGAGTACGGTGAGCATACGGTTCAGATTAAAGTGCTGAGCGGTACACTTGCTGTGGATTCCGTAGGAGTAATCTCCGGCGGAGCTGCAGGAGCTCTGAATACTGCCGCGCTGGAGCAGGCGGTGAAGGACGCGCAGGAAATTGTCCGGCAGGATGAATTCCCGGAGAATGACTGGAATATGTTCGCAGCGGCGCTCGGTTCAGCGGAAGCCGCATTGCGGAATCCGGCCCAGTACAGATTGGATCAGGAAGGAGCTGCGCAGCTTGAAGCGCGCCTGACCTCTGCTTATATCGGGCTTGTTATCGGAGATGTACGGGAGCTCGCCGCTCCTAAGGATACGGCTGTTTATGCCGGGAAGAAGCCGAATCTGCCGGCCAAGCTGGAAGCAACCCGTGCTGACGGCAGCAAGGTGCAGGTGGCTGTGAAATGGAACCTGGATACCGTTAGCTTCGACACTCCATATGAGCGGGTGGCAGTAACCGGAACATTCGGAAATCTTAAAACCATAGCATATGTAGAAGTGGTGCCGGCCGGCCTTGTGTACTTCCTTGACCCTGGTGTCTTGGCGGACGGGGTATCCCAGCCGTATACAGCCATCAAGGAGTTCGTGGGTGAAAGCCTGCTGAACAATAAGGCAGATCAGCTGTCTACAGGGGATACAGTGTGGGGACATACCAATACGGGGGCGAATTACAACCTCAAAGGGTCAGTCTCACTTACGGATAAAGCTCAATCAGGCGTATACAGCTCGAATACGGTGAATACACCTCTGATCTACAAGCTGCCTCTAAGTGCAGGTAAATATACGATTACTTCGTATCACCTGGACTGGTGGACCAATAACAGCCGCACGATGGATATCAGGCTCAGCTATAATGATGCCGAAGGTAAAGCGGTGAGTGAAAAGGTCAAAACCGGCCTGATTGCAGGTTCCGCAGGCGCTGCGGTCAATTATGACTTCACGCTGCCGGCGAGCGGAACTGTAACTTATGCAGTGTACAATACGTACAGCCAGGCTGCACTGATAAGCTATCTGGCAGTAGCCAGAGATAAGGTCAGCGTGGCCAATGAGCAGGCTGTCAATGAAGCCAAGAGTATTATTGAAGGCGCAGCCTACAGTGTAGAGAAGGATACAGCGAATAGTGAAGCGGCTGTTCAGAACTGGCTGCAGCAGACGATTAACGGCTTGCCCGGCTTCAGTGCAACCGGGGCTGCTATGGGTGTTATCAGCCTGTCACCATTCCAGGCAGCCACAGATGATGCTGATGGCAGCTTCACCTTCACGGTGTCCCTGAGCAAGGGGGAAGCCTCGGTTAGCGGCTCGGCCAGCGGAGTAATTACGCTGCCGGTACCGGATAAGGTTCAGCCGGTAATCACTCTGTCAGGTGATGCAGTTGTGAACCTTAAGGTTGGTTCAGAGTATACCGACGCAGGAGCTACGGCTTACGATGAGCAGGACGGAGATTTAACGGACCGGATCATTACAACGGTCAGCAGTGAAGTATACGGTCTGACAGAGCTGGATACGGCAGTGGAGGATATCTATACCTTCCATTATAATGTCAGCGATGCTGCGGGGAATGTTGCGGAAGAAGTAACCAGAACCGTAGTAGTTGCAGCTGACCCGGATGTTATCAAGCCGGTCATTACACTGCTTGGTGAACCCTCCGTTCAACTGAAGAATGGCGCAGTTTACCATGATGCCGGAGCTACAGCGGCAGATGACCGTGACGGGGATATTACGGACCGCATTGTGACCGCGGTTACGAAGGACGGCAAGTCTGTGCTGACGCTGGATACCTCAGCAGCCGGTACTTACGTAATTCTCTATAACGTGAGTGATTCCGCAGGCAATGCAGCTGTTCAGGTGACAAGAGCGGTGACGGTGGACGAAGCGGAGCAGCCGGTTGTGACCCCTGAACCTACACCACAGCCGACACCGGCACCGACAGAAGCACCGGCGGCAACGTCACCAGCAGTGACGCCAACGCCAACACCGGTACCAACACCGGCACCGCAGACCGAAAAGGTGCTTGGTGTGAACGATATCGCGGGTCCGGTGCAAGGAACCATTACGGTTCAGCTGGCAGACGCTACTGAATCCGTATTGCTTCCGGCAGGTTTAACAGGAATCACAGGGGAGAACACTTTGCGTCTCGCCTGGAGCAGTGTTGCTGTTGAGCTGACTCCTGAAGTGCTGAAGAGCATTCAGGATAAGGTTAACGGAGGCCGGTCAGAGGAGGCGCGGATTAAGCTGTCAGCGGTGAAGACAGCGAAGACTGCTGTAGAACAGCTGCTGAATAATCCGGCTGTGAACGGTTCTGTCCAAATTTCGGCGGCAAGCGATGTGCTCAGCTTCGGTCTGGAGGTAGTGGCTGCAGACGGTACAACTGTACCGGTAACCGCATTTGATCAGCCGCTGCTGCTTACCTTCAATGTAGATCCGGAAGCTGATCCGAACCTGCTCGGTATTTACTATATCGGCACAGACGGCAAGCTGGAATTCATCGGCGGAACACTGGCTGGCGGCAAGCTCACCGCCGGTGTACATCATTTCAGCCAGTATGCAGTGCTCGAATATGACAAGAGCTTCTCGGATGTAAACAGTGACAGCTGGGCAAGTGCAGTCATTAAATCCATGGCTGCAAAGCATATCATTGAAGGTGTATCCGCTACAGCATTCAATCCGCAAGGTGAAGTAACGAGAGCACAATTTGCTTCCATGATTACACGTGCGCTGGGGCTTAAGGCGGGAAGCGGATCAGCCTTTGCGGATGTGAACTCCGGTGCCTGGTATGCTGAAGCTGTTGCGGCTGTCAATGAAGCGGGAATCGTGCTCGGACGCAATAAGGACATCTTTGCCCCGAATGAGAGCATCACCCGTGAGGAAATGGCGGTCATGATTGTCCGCGCTTATGAATATATGCTGGGAAGTCCGGCAGCTGCCGCTGCCGCAGGCTCATTCAGTGATTATTCCCGGATTCATGACTGGGCGAAGGATGCAGCCGGCAAGGCTGAACAGGCAGGACTAATCAAGGGGCGCGGCAATAAGCAATTCGCCCCGCTAGAGACGATGACCCGCGCGGAAAGTGCGCAAGTGATCGCTAATCTGCTGAAGCATCTGTAA
- a CDS encoding AraC family transcriptional regulator, with protein MKHARYHQTFEGDLLANMGKTSISPTKDFHIHDHYEIFLFLGGSVNGFVDQYSYPLHRGDVLLFNNHEIHKIINLSPEPYERLTIHFKAPLVYPFCTATTNLLACFQNRQPGEHNLARMDEPLLTKYTELASLLLSALASEQYGSEVLALTYLIQILVLMNELYSRTRSAVPSVISAHIQSAMSYIDNHLHLNLSLEHIAGELNVDKYYLSHLFKQQTGGTIYRYVLLKKIALSKQLLSAGNSVSDTCYLSGFNDYANFIRTFKNITGIPPGKYGKHA; from the coding sequence ATGAAGCATGCCCGGTATCATCAAACCTTCGAAGGCGATCTTCTGGCCAATATGGGCAAAACCTCAATCTCGCCGACAAAGGATTTTCATATCCATGACCACTACGAAATCTTCCTGTTTCTTGGGGGCAGCGTGAACGGATTCGTCGACCAGTACAGCTATCCGCTGCACCGGGGCGATGTGCTCCTGTTCAACAACCATGAGATTCATAAAATAATCAATCTGTCCCCGGAGCCTTACGAACGGTTAACGATTCACTTTAAAGCACCTCTGGTCTATCCGTTCTGCACGGCTACCACCAATCTGCTCGCCTGCTTCCAGAACCGCCAGCCCGGAGAGCATAATCTGGCGCGGATGGATGAACCGCTGCTTACAAAGTACACCGAACTGGCATCTCTTCTCCTGTCCGCTCTCGCGAGTGAACAATATGGCAGTGAGGTACTGGCCCTGACCTACCTGATTCAGATTCTGGTGCTCATGAACGAATTGTACAGCCGCACCCGTTCCGCTGTGCCGAGCGTAATCTCTGCACATATCCAGTCCGCCATGAGCTATATTGACAACCACCTGCATTTGAACCTCTCCCTTGAGCATATAGCCGGCGAATTGAATGTGGATAAGTATTATCTCAGCCATCTGTTCAAGCAGCAGACCGGCGGGACGATCTACCGTTATGTCCTGCTCAAAAAAATCGCCCTGTCCAAGCAGCTCCTGTCTGCCGGAAACTCCGTGTCCGATACCTGCTACCTGTCCGGCTTCAACGACTATGCCAACTTCATCCGCACCTTCAAGAACATTACAGGCATCCCGCCCGGCAAATACGGTAAACATGCCTGA